In the Verrucomicrobiia bacterium genome, one interval contains:
- the rpsT gene encoding 30S ribosomal protein S20 gives MPLIKSAIKRMKQTAKRRARNVAIKRDIKGAVKAFFANPSAETLSAAQSELDTAVKKKLLKKNTVSRRKAQLAKAAKEAGVKLGSSKKKTADEAPAKKPAAKKTTTAKADTKKKTAETKKPKKTEEK, from the coding sequence ATGCCACTTATTAAATCAGCCATTAAGCGAATGAAACAGACGGCGAAACGACGCGCGCGTAACGTCGCGATTAAGCGTGACATTAAAGGTGCCGTGAAGGCTTTTTTCGCTAACCCGAGCGCCGAAACTTTGAGTGCCGCACAAAGCGAACTTGACACCGCCGTTAAGAAGAAGCTTTTGAAAAAGAATACCGTCTCGCGCCGCAAGGCACAGCTAGCGAAAGCCGCCAAAGAAGCTGGCGTGAAGCTTGGAAGCAGCAAAAAGAAGACCGCAGACGAAGCACCTGCTAAAAAACCTGCTGCCAAGAAGACCACTACTGCAAAAGCTGACACCAAGAAAAAGACCGCTGAAACTAAAAAGCCAAAGAAAACTGAAGAAAAATAA
- the holA gene encoding DNA polymerase III subunit delta produces the protein MLSYIFGPNTFIIHSAIEQLIQSHPAGELVKLDGETLEPSGLPEVFQGQSLFAQHRLVILKSVNANAKLWQALEQWIDRIPEDTHIVIVAPHPDKRTKTHKALLKKAHKIEANELTEQQAIEWVAKLAEAAGKKLSSKAARLLVERVGTDQWQLRHAFEKLLLSDAFDEETIKKIIEAVPQANAFAVLDALLAKKSSELTDVLAVLKTSEDPYRFFGLLAQQLFQLALVGEAPQKSADEIAKAIDAHPYPIKKMQASAKRLSPQEIKQMLHELVRLDDQLKTSSGEPWLLIEKALYKMMP, from the coding sequence ATGCTTAGTTATATTTTTGGTCCGAACACATTTATTATTCACTCAGCAATCGAACAGTTAATTCAGTCACATCCAGCAGGCGAGCTGGTAAAACTTGATGGCGAAACACTCGAACCAAGCGGGCTACCAGAAGTTTTTCAAGGCCAATCCTTATTTGCTCAGCATCGGCTAGTAATTTTAAAGAGCGTAAACGCCAACGCCAAGTTATGGCAAGCCTTAGAGCAGTGGATCGACCGCATCCCAGAGGATACCCATATTGTTATTGTCGCACCTCACCCCGATAAGCGCACCAAAACCCATAAAGCCCTCCTAAAGAAGGCGCACAAAATCGAAGCTAACGAACTTACCGAGCAGCAAGCAATCGAATGGGTGGCAAAACTCGCAGAAGCCGCCGGCAAGAAACTTAGTAGCAAAGCTGCACGGTTATTAGTTGAAAGGGTAGGCACAGACCAATGGCAGCTGCGGCACGCCTTTGAAAAGCTGCTTCTCAGTGATGCTTTTGATGAGGAAACTATTAAAAAAATCATTGAGGCGGTACCACAGGCGAATGCTTTTGCTGTCCTCGACGCTTTACTCGCCAAAAAATCTTCCGAGCTTACTGACGTGCTCGCTGTACTAAAAACCAGCGAAGATCCGTATCGTTTTTTTGGCTTGCTCGCCCAACAGCTCTTTCAATTGGCGCTTGTGGGTGAAGCGCCACAAAAAAGTGCAGACGAAATAGCTAAAGCGATAGATGCACATCCATATCCGATCAAAAAAATGCAGGCAAGTGCCAAACGTCTGTCGCCCCAAGAGATAAAACAAATGCTCCACGAACTCGTGCGGCTCGACGATCAATTAAAAACTTCTTCAGGCGAGCCCTGGCTCCTGATTGAAAAAGCGCTTTATAAAATGATGCCATAA